The genomic segment GTCCCTGTAACCATCCTGACCGACGGGGGGGGGAGGGTGTCGTCGCGATGCCCGTGGATGGAAAGCCGGGCCGAGACCGGGCAGCTCAGGGAGCCCCAGCGCGGGAAGCCGCCGCCCTGCACAGGAGGCCAGGCAGCTGCGGGGAGATGGGCCCGGGCGCGCGGGAGGTGAGCCCCGCAAGGCGCCGAGTATCTGTGGTTGTGCCTGGAGCCGTCAGCCTCCGGTGCCCCAGCCCAAGCACAGCACAGGCCGTCCTTGGGCCTTGACGGGAAGGGCCCGGTCACTCCGAGGCAGGTGCACCAGGGCAGTGGCCGCGAGAGGACCCCGTGTCCCTGCAGCCGAGAGCTCGCTTACCGGCCCGCAAGCCCACCAGGCCCGCCTCCTCGGGGCGCGCATCGCCCCTGAATCGCGGAGTCTTGAGCCAAAGCCCTTGACTGGCGCGCCTGCACCTCCCCGGGACGCGTGTCGTCGGTCACGGCCTGCCTAGGCCTGCTGCAGGGCATGGGGTCCTCTGCCGGGCATGGGGTCCTCAGCCGGGTGCAGGGGTCCTCAGCCGGGCACAGGGTTAGTTCCTCGGCGGGCACAGGGGTCCTCAGCATGGATGCAGGGGTCCCCGGCCCCGCCCGTGCCGCCTCTCCTGGGGACACCGTGTACGGGGTCAGCAGCTCCGCCTCCGGGGACACTATCGCCTGCATTCTGCGAAGCCCCCGCGGGCCCCGGGACCACCCGGTGCGCAGCCCTGCGGGGCCCGGCCTGTCTGCGAAGAGCTGCGGGGCGCCCCGACCTCCCTGTGGCCGCCGCCCTCGGCCCCTCCCCGCGGGCCTCCCACGAGAGTGTCGGTTTCCTCTGGAACCTCCCGTCGATGCGAAGCCGGTGCTTTGCACGAAGGGGCTGATGGGCGGATGCTGACGCCCTCTCGGAACGTCCGCGGCTCTGCTCCCGGCATCCTTAAGTTCTTTTCCACCCAAGAGGAGTTGCATAGGCCTGGCATGTCCGTCGTGGGGACGTTTGCACCGAGTGTCTTCGAAGCATCAGGCGGAGGAATCCAGAAGCAGCAGCATCGCTGTCAGCAGACCCCCCGCTCCGTGGCGCGCCGGGGTCTGCAGGCGTGTGACACCCGGTGCCAAGCAGGAAGCCCCCTCCGTCAGCGAAGCGGGGCGGGCTCACAGGGGCAAGTCCACGTGTTTCCCCTGCCAGCAACTCAGCACGTAGGACTCATGCCCTTTATTAGaaatgttttctcctttgttctttctatttATATGCCAGGAGTCCTCTACCAGCCTGGAGTTTTGGAGCCGAAAAGGATCTGAATTTCTTTACTCCCACCTCTGCCATAGTCTTAAGAGTTTAGGAGGTGGTCGGCAAATACGTCAATTGATTCTATACGTAATTTTACAAGAGAATATTTGGCAAATGAGTTGTAAAGACAGGGACTTTTAAGATTAGAAGATACTAAAAAGACATGTCAGCTAACAACTAAATGCAGTTGATGTACCCTGCGTCAGAAAAGATCTGTGGAGGACGTCCCTGGGACAATCGGGAAGTCGGAGCGTGGATGGCGAGAAGTTCCGTGAATGCAGCACTGATGTTGTGGGTGTAGGAGGGGGTCCCCTTCCTTCAGAAGCACTTGCTGGAACACCCACTGCTGAAGTGTCACAGCGTCTGCCCGACTTCCAGAGACACAGTAAAAAAATGTGCGAATAATATGAATGGGTGTAAGAAGGGTAGCAGAGTTAAAACTGGGGAAGCTGGGCACGTGTTCATGGTACTATAGTTTGCTGGTTTTCTgtacatttcaattattttctaattaaaaatctAGGaagagtaacatttttaaaaatgacttttatagTGAAAATAATTCCTTTCGATCCCAAATTTGCAGGTATGGCTTCCGGTGTCACCCCTTCTTGGATGCCCTTGCTGGTTTCTCTCTGTACACTTCCTGCCTGCTCATCTTGCCCCCCTGGTGGTCTGTCGCCCCTACTAGACACTGAGATATTCATGGATTACATCAGATGTAATTTCCTCGCGTATCTGGCCAGCACCTTGTCCGTcggtgcccagcacagtgccaggcacacagtgggTGTTCATTGACTTTCTCATGATCTACTGGTGCCACCATTCTTTACCCAAAGCCGTGCCGTGGCTCTGTCCTCAGATTTCTTTCTTCTCAACTTCCTTCAGTTGGTCAAAAGCTGCTTTTAATTCATTCTCACATTATGCAGGAAAAAGAACGCCAAATCCCCGACATCCTTATGGCTTATCGCGCATCCTCCTGGCAAAGGCAATCTCGTCTGTGTCAGTGTATTTACTGCCCTCAAATCAGAAACAGTCGCCAAAGTAATGAAGGTCTATTGGTTTGTGTTGACTTAATCCACGTCAGAGGAGCTTTAGGGGCATATAAGGGTAATTTGACCGGCAAAAGGAAAGCCGTAAAAATGATCAAAAAGCCAATAGATATGCCGAGAACACCAAgcttattttgctgaggatttatGACCAACTTATCAGAAAATTATTTGGTCCAAGTCTACATTCAAAAAAGTCCCTCAGTAATTCAGCAAAGATTTCAGCCTCTGAAAAAAACAGCCTCCCCTAATGAGATGCCCTGGTAACCCCTAACTTGCAGCATATGCACTTTAATTTTCAACAGTTGTGAGACTGCAGTAAATCCAGCTTGTGAATAACCAGCTCCCTATATACCTCAGACCTGCATTAAATTACCGGAGCATCAAGGGCCAAGTGCACCATCCTTCTGATATAGCTGCCTAAGTGGGTATTCATCAAATTGAGCCCCAGTGCCCGGCTCGCCCCAGATGGCAGCCGCACGGTG from the Manis javanica isolate MJ-LG chromosome 11, MJ_LKY, whole genome shotgun sequence genome contains:
- the LOC140844529 gene encoding uncharacterized protein; protein product: MQLLLGGKELKDAGSRAADVPRGRQHPPISPFVQSTGFASTGGSRGNRHSRGRPAGRGRGRRPQGGRGAPQLFADRPGPAGLRTGWSRGPRGLRRMQAIVSPEAELLTPYTVSPGEAARAGPGTPASMLRTPVPAEELTLCPAEDPCTRLRTPCPAEDPMPCSRPRQAVTDDTRPGEVQARQSRALAQDSAIQGRCAPRGGGPGGLAGRSVRY